A genome region from Meleagris gallopavo isolate NT-WF06-2002-E0010 breed Aviagen turkey brand Nicholas breeding stock chromosome 7, Turkey_5.1, whole genome shotgun sequence includes the following:
- the LOC100547887 gene encoding tetratricopeptide repeat protein 30A — protein SERADAEINLGCLLYRQGRHEEAGGKFAGAMQVLGYCPELSYNMALCCYATKQYAPALKHISDIIERGIHQHPELSVGMTTEGIDVRSVGNTLLLHRTALVEAFNLKAAIEYQLRNLKAAQEALTDMPPRAEEELDPVTLHNQALINMDTQPTEGFEKLQFLLLQNPCPPETFGNLLLLYCKHQYYDLAADVLAENAHLTYKLLTPYLYNFLDAVITCQTAPDEAFHKLDDAAGMLTEQLRKLTKQIQEARQNWDDEAVKKAVNEYDETLDKYIPVLMVQAKIYWDMKNYTMVEKIFRKSVEFCNDHEVWKLNVAHVLFMQENKYKEAISFYEPIVKKHYDNILNVSAIVLANLCVSYILTSQNEDAEELMRKIEKGEEQLSYDDPDKNIYHLCIVNLVIGTLYCVKGNYDFGISRVIKSLEPYNKKLSTDTWYYAKRCFLSLLENMSKHMIMLRDSVIQDCVQFLKQCELYGRNIPAVIEQPLEENRMHSGKNTVTYEARHLRALMYKIVGWTA, from the coding sequence TCGGAGCGGGCCGACGCCGAGATCAACCTGGGCTGCCTGCTGTACCGGCAGGGGCGGCACGAAGAGGCCGGCGGGAAGTTCGCGGGCGCCATGCAGGTGCTGGGCTACTGCCCGGAGCTGTCCTACAACATGGCACTCTGCTGCTACGCCACCAAGCAGTACGCCCCTGCCCTCAAGCACATCTCCGATATAATCGAGCGCGGCATCCACCAGCACCCCGAGCTCAGCGTGGGCATGACCACCGAGGGCATCGACGTGCGCAGCGTGGGCAACACCCTGCTCCTGCACCGCACGGCCCTGGTGGAGGCCTTCAACCTGAAGGCTGCCATCGAATACCAGCTGCGCAACCTGAAGGCGGCTCAGGAGGCACTCACTGATATGCCGCCGAGGGCCGAGGAGGAGCTGGACCCGGTCACGCTCCACAACCAAGCGCTAATAAACATGGACACCCAGCCCACAGAGGGCTTtgagaaactgcagtttcttttgctGCAGAACCCCTGCCCCCCAGAAACCTTCGGAAACTTGCTGCTTCTCTACTGCAAGCATCAGTACTATGACTTGGCAGCTGATGTGCTGGCAGAGAACGCCCATCTAACCTACAAACTGCTCACACCTTACTTGTACAACTTCTTGGATGCCGTTATTacttgtcagactgcccctgaCGAGGCTTTCCACAAGCTGGATGACGCAGCAGGGATGCTGACCGAGCAGCTGAGGAAACTCACAAAACAAATACAGGAAGCTAGACAAAACTGGGACGATGAAGCTGTAAAAAAGGCTGTTAATGAATATGATGAGACTTTGGATAAATATATACCCGTCTTGATGGTCCAGGCTAAAATTTATTGGGACATGAAGAACTACACAATGGTAGAAAAGATTTTCCGCAAATCAGTGGAGTTCTGTAATGATCATGAGGTATGGAAGCTCAACGTGGCTCACGTACTTTTCATGCAAGAAAACAAGTACAAAGAGGCTATTAGCTTCTATGAGCCAATAGTTAAAAAGCACTATGATAACATTCTTAACGTTAGTGCCATTGTGTTAGCTAATCTCTGTGTTTCCTACATCCTGACAAGCCAGAACGAAGATGCAGAGGAGCTGATGAGGAAGATTGAGAAGGGGGAAGAGCAACTGTCCTATGATGATCCTGATAAAAATATCTACCATCTTTGTATCGTCAATCTAGTCATTGGTACTCTTTACTGTGTGAAAGGAAACTACGACTTTGGTATTTCGAGGGTCATTAAAAGCCTGGAGCCATACAACAAAAAACTAAGCACTGATACATGGTATTATGCCAAAAGATGTTTCCTGTCCTTGCTAGAGAACATGTCCAAGCACATGATCATGCTACGTGACAGTGTCATTCAAGATTGCGTCCAATTTCTGAAGCAATGTGAACTGTATGGAAGAAACATCCCAGCCGTCATTGAGCAGCCCCTCGAGGAGAACAGGATGCACAGTGGGAAAAATACCGTTACATACGAAGCCAGGCATTTGAGGGCACTGATGTATAAAATTGTGGGATGGACTGCATGA